The genomic region TTGAAACCAATCCCAATTACGGTAAGTTTATAGCCTATCCTTTTGAAACCGGGTTTGGAACTACGGTGGGCAACACGTTAAGACGCGTATTGCTTTCTTCCATTCAGGGATATGCGATCACTTCCGTGAGGATAACTTCATACGATGCCGACGGTGTTCCTCACGTTATTTCGAGCGAATTTGAAGCTATTCCCAATGTTGAAGAAGACGCTCTTGAGATATTGAACAGCTTAAAACAGATCCATTTAAAGCTTCCCGAGGACATCGAACAGGATACACTGCTGTACGAGTTTACAGGCCCGGGAACGGTAAAAAGCGATGATTTTGCAAAAGAAGGCAGCTTGGAAATTATGTCCAAAGGTCAGCCGATTTTCAAAATGATGGAAGGCGCGCGCCTTGATTTTGAAATCCAAGTTGATCTGGGGCGAGGATATGTTCCTGCGGAAGTAAACGAACACTATATCGAAGTCGTCGGCACCATTCCTATGGATGCGATATTTACCCCCGTGCCTAAGGTAAAATATTCGATCGAACCTTGCCGTGTGGGTCAACGCAATGATTATGACAAACTTGTTTTGGAGATTTGGACTGACGGGACTATAAAGCCGGAAGACGCTCTTGCCGAAGCTGCAAAGATCGCGAAAGATCATTTTTCGATATTTGTGAACTTTAACGACAGCGAATATTCCGGCGGAGACGATCTTGAAGAAGGGGACGAGCATATTCGCACATTGCTCAATACGCCTGTCGAAGAGCTTGAACTTTCAGTGAGATCTTCCAATTGTCTTAAAAACGCCAATATTCGCACGATCGGAGAATTAACGAAAAAGACGGAAGATGACATTGCGAAGACCCG from Treponema parvum harbors:
- a CDS encoding DNA-directed RNA polymerase subunit alpha, producing the protein MARKNLLKGFKKPKGITFEHLETNPNYGKFIAYPFETGFGTTVGNTLRRVLLSSIQGYAITSVRITSYDADGVPHVISSEFEAIPNVEEDALEILNSLKQIHLKLPEDIEQDTLLYEFTGPGTVKSDDFAKEGSLEIMSKGQPIFKMMEGARLDFEIQVDLGRGYVPAEVNEHYIEVVGTIPMDAIFTPVPKVKYSIEPCRVGQRNDYDKLVLEIWTDGTIKPEDALAEAAKIAKDHFSIFVNFNDSEYSGGDDLEEGDEHIRTLLNTPVEELELSVRSSNCLKNANIRTIGELTKKTEDDIAKTRNFGKKSLTEIKEKLHEWNLTLGMTDYSHLKNAVNLTKQKEESDES